The following coding sequences are from one Acidobacteriota bacterium window:
- a CDS encoding c-type cytochrome, whose translation MTGQSRFPRSVPLALALLLCALVLSCAAGAPAAGAGTRASAAPPAADREAPVEASEASAGRPPAVSRLRDGEAVYREYCVGCHGVKGDGQGPAARFLDPKPRDFTKGLFKFASVASGDLPRDEDLMRTITRGLPGSSMPAWQLLPEEQRRAVIVYLKTFSKMWSKNQPGTPIAVSENPFAAGGGAAMRQAVGRGKTVYHVLATCWQCHPSYATHEEVAAMAKSEGKEITVREGADRATRVEDAWDQPLMPTDFPRRRMKGGSSVADFYRTIASGIGGTAMPTWKGGLEERDLWALAYYVKSLADRRWQTTPVIPARPIETLARAESGVHP comes from the coding sequence TTGACCGGACAGTCGCGCTTCCCTCGATCCGTCCCGCTCGCCCTCGCCCTTCTCCTCTGCGCCCTCGTCCTGTCCTGCGCGGCCGGCGCGCCCGCGGCGGGCGCCGGGACGCGCGCCTCCGCCGCTCCCCCGGCGGCGGATCGCGAGGCGCCGGTCGAGGCAAGCGAGGCGAGCGCCGGCCGCCCGCCAGCCGTCAGCCGCCTCCGCGACGGCGAGGCGGTCTACCGCGAGTACTGCGTCGGCTGCCACGGGGTGAAAGGTGACGGCCAGGGGCCGGCCGCCCGATTCCTCGATCCGAAGCCCCGGGATTTCACGAAGGGGCTCTTCAAGTTCGCGTCGGTCGCGTCGGGGGATCTCCCCCGCGACGAGGACCTGATGCGCACGATCACCCGCGGCCTCCCCGGGTCGTCGATGCCCGCCTGGCAGCTCCTTCCGGAGGAGCAGCGTCGCGCGGTCATCGTGTACCTCAAGACCTTCTCGAAGATGTGGTCGAAGAACCAGCCCGGCACGCCGATCGCCGTCTCGGAGAACCCCTTCGCCGCCGGCGGCGGCGCCGCGATGCGGCAGGCCGTCGGGCGCGGGAAGACCGTCTACCACGTCCTCGCCACCTGCTGGCAGTGCCATCCCTCCTATGCGACGCACGAGGAGGTGGCCGCCATGGCGAAGAGCGAGGGGAAGGAGATCACGGTCCGGGAGGGCGCCGACAGGGCGACGCGGGTCGAGGACGCGTGGGATCAACCGCTGATGCCGACCGATTTCCCCAGGCGCCGCATGAAGGGGGGGAGCTCCGTCGCGGATTTCTATCGCACGATCGCAAGCGGCATCGGCGGCACGGCGATGCCGACGTGGAAGGGGGGCCTCGAGGAGCGGGACCTCTGGGCGCTCGCCTACTACGTGAAGAGCCTCGCGGACCGGCGATGGCAGACGACACCCGTCATCCCGGCGCGGCCGATCGAGACGCTGGCGCGCGCCGAGAGTGGAGTCCACCCGTGA
- a CDS encoding YncE family protein, producing MPAPSARSLRVLAIALALVPLGLALSPAAPPPASAQGPGPATADPNADPNERAAAQPPEADPHRRRSTIYVANRGSSDVMAFSRDSSELIATIPVGKAPSGLAARRDGDRIFVASAGTHAVQVIDGVTRKVLDTLSLTHGSAPAHLVLSPDERTLWVAGTGTDTVYAIDAGSLQQIAEIEVGRGPTRLAVSPDGRRVYALCTQAGRLSMIDATDPRRPRVIASPSVGSLPGDLAVDPVRGTVYVVHPGAPVLHAVEEGAVESKEIGIESPIDSVAADGPSRRLLLASSITGRILLMSPFTAASTKIIPVSDVTRFVIDPEGRNLYALSPNRGVLITVNRIVGSVDREVKAGKEPWDLVLIP from the coding sequence GTGCCCGCACCGTCCGCGCGTTCGCTCAGGGTCCTCGCGATCGCTCTCGCGCTCGTTCCGCTCGGTCTCGCCCTTTCTCCCGCGGCGCCCCCTCCCGCCTCCGCACAGGGTCCCGGGCCGGCCACCGCCGATCCGAACGCCGATCCGAACGAGCGCGCGGCGGCACAGCCCCCGGAGGCCGATCCTCACCGGCGCCGATCCACCATCTACGTCGCGAACCGCGGCTCGTCGGACGTGATGGCCTTCAGCCGCGATAGCAGCGAGCTGATCGCCACGATCCCCGTGGGGAAGGCCCCCTCGGGTCTCGCCGCGCGGCGCGACGGCGATCGGATCTTCGTCGCCAGCGCGGGAACCCACGCGGTGCAGGTCATCGACGGCGTGACGCGCAAGGTCCTCGACACCCTGAGCCTCACGCACGGCTCGGCCCCCGCCCACCTCGTCCTCTCTCCCGACGAGAGGACGCTCTGGGTCGCGGGGACGGGCACCGACACCGTCTACGCGATCGACGCGGGGAGCCTGCAGCAGATCGCGGAGATCGAGGTCGGGAGGGGGCCCACGCGCCTCGCCGTGTCGCCCGACGGGAGGAGGGTCTACGCCCTATGCACGCAGGCCGGGCGCCTGTCCATGATCGACGCCACCGATCCGAGACGGCCGCGCGTGATCGCGTCGCCTTCCGTCGGATCCCTCCCCGGCGATCTGGCGGTCGATCCGGTGCGCGGCACCGTCTACGTCGTGCACCCGGGCGCGCCCGTCCTTCACGCGGTCGAGGAGGGGGCGGTCGAGTCGAAGGAGATCGGGATCGAGTCGCCGATCGATTCGGTCGCCGCCGACGGCCCGTCGCGGCGCCTCCTCCTCGCCAGCTCGATCACGGGGCGCATCCTCCTGATGTCGCCGTTCACGGCCGCGTCCACCAAGATCATTCCCGTCTCCGACGTCACCCGGTTCGTCATCGACCCGGAGGGGAGGAATCTGTATGCTCTCAGCCCGAATCGGGGCGTTCTGATCACCGTCAATCGCATCGTCGGGAGCGTCGATCGCGAAGTGAAAGCGGGGAAGGAACCGTGGGATCTCGTGCTCATTCCGTGA